CCCGGGCCGAGCCGCAACCACTCGAGGGGGTGAGTCTCGCGCCGAAGCTGACCGTCGACGACGCGCAGGTGCGCTGGGACGAGCCGTCGTTCGCCGTCGACCGCCGGATCCGGGCCTGCACGCCGGCGCCCGGCGCGTGGACCACCTTCCGGGAGGACCGGGTCAAGCTCGGCCCCGTGCGGCCCGTTGCCAACGGCCCCGCGCTCAAGCCCGGCGACCTGCTGGTCGACCGCACCGGAGTGCTGGTCGGCACGGCCACGACTCCGGTCGCGCTGGGCGAGGTGCGGGCCGCCGGCAAGCGGGCCATGCCCGCCGCCGACTGGGCACGCGGCGTCCGGGTCGAGTCGAACGAGCGTTTCGCGTGAGCGCCGAAATGCACGGCGGCGCGGATCAGGGCGGCTCGGAGCGTGGCGGTCCGGAGGGTGGCGGCTTCGAAAGCGGCCGTCCGGAGAGCGGTGGCGCTGACCGCGGCCGTCCGGAGACCGCGAGCGCTGACCGCGGCCGGCCGGAGAGCGGTGGCGCTGACCGTGGGCGTCCGGAGCGGGGTGGCTTTGACCGTGGGCGGGGCGGTTCTGAGCGTGGTCGCTCGGAGCGCGGTGGCCGGGATCGCGGCGGCTCCGACCGTGGCGGCCGGGAACGAGGCGGGCCACCGCGAGGGCGGGACGCCGTCGACCCCGCGCGCCAGGCGGCCTATGACGCGGTCGCGGCGGTGCATCGCGATGACGCGTACGCCAACCTGGTCCTGCCCGGAATGCTCCGGGACCGCGACGTGCGCGGCCGGGACGCGGCGTTCGCCACCGAACTGACCTACGGCACGCTGCGCTCGCGCGGCACGATCGACGCGGTGCTGACCGTCGCGGCCGGCCGTGAGGTCGACCGGATCGACCCGCCGGCCCGTGACGCGCTGCGCCTGGGCGTCTACCAGATCCTCTACACCCGGGTGCCGCCGCACGCGGCCGTGTCCTCCACGGTCGACCTGGTCAAGGCCGTCGCGCCGGGTGCCTCGGGCTTCGCCAACGCGGTGCTCCGCGAGGTGGCCAGCCGCGATCTCGACGCCTGGATCGAGCAGGTGGCGCCGCCGGCCGAGACCGACCCGGTCGGTCACCTGTCGCTGGCCTACAGCCATCCACAATGGATCGTACGGGCGTTCCAGGAGGCGCTCGGCGGCTCGGTCGACGAGACCACCCGGCTGCTGATCGAAGACAACCAGGCGCCGGGCGTGACCCTGTGCGTACGCCCGGGCCGTGCCGACGCGGTCGAGTTGGCCGAGGAGATCGGCGGGGCGCCCGGCGCGTTCTCGCCCTACGCGGTCTACCTGCCCGGCGGCGCGCCCGGTGACCTGGCCGTGATCCGTGACGGCCGGGCGCACGTGCAGGACGAGGGTTCCCAACTGGTCGCCGCCGCGCTGGCCGACGCGCCGATCGACGGCACCGACGAGCGCTGGCTCGACCTGTGCGCCGGCCCGGGTGGCAAGGCCGGCCTGCTGGCCGCGCTCGCCGCACAGCGCGGCGCGCACCTGACCGCCGTCGAGGTGACCGAGCACCGGGCCAAACTGGTCTCCCAGGCGGTGGCCGGCTTCCCGGCGACCGTGCTGCACACCGACGGGCGCGACGTCGGCAAGGACCCCGACCTGCCCGAGGAAGGCTTCGACCGGGTGCTGGTCGACGCGCCGTGCACCGGGCTCGGCGCGCTGCGCCGCCGCCCGGAAGCGCGCTGGCGCCGGCAGCCGAGCGACCTGCCGCCGCTGACCCGGCTTCAGCGCGAGTTGCTCACCGCGGCACTGCGGGCGGTCCGGCCGGGTGGGTTGGTCGGCTATGTCACCTGCTCGCCGCACACGGTGGAGACGCACGTCTCGGTCACCGAGGGCACCCGGCGCTCCGACATCGCGGTCGACTTCGTCGACGCCCGCCCGCTGCTGCCCGCCGGAATGCCGGGCCTGGGAACCGGCCCGACCGTGCAACTGTGGCCACACCGCCACGGCACCGACGCGATGTTCCTGGCGGTGCTCCGGCGCACTAGTTGACCGCCGAAATGCAATTCGGCTTTGTGTGCGACTTCCCTTGCCGGTAATCGGCTTGCGTAACGCTACGGACGAAATTCAGGACTTCCAATCCGTAGCCGGTGGGATACCATGAGTGTTCCTGACCCGCGAGCTCAGAAGTGGGTAAACCGTGGCTGAAGTCGTGCTGGGTCGAGGTCACCTTGACGGCATGCTCGATGCGCTTCTCGGTATTCCCGCACTCGGTGACTCCGATGTGCGGGACGCGCGCGTAGAGGACCTGCGGAGATCGTTACGCCGTCCATTGGAGATCCAAAGGCACGACGACGCGAAACGCGATCTTCAAGCGATTCTCGCCAGCTGTCACGCCTGTTCGGGTGGTCTCAAGACCTTCACGCAGATCATTTTGCGGCACCACCGCGGTGACGAGAGCGCCAAGGCCGCGACGCTGGCCCGCGACATCAACGGGCCGATGCTGCTGTCGGCGCCCGACCGCGAGGTGCTCCGCCGCCAACTCGCCGCCGTCCCGATCGGTGACATCGCCGACGCGGTCGCCGATGTGGCCGCGCTCGCCGAGATCGACGAGATGCGCTCGTTGCAGACCTGGCGCGACACCGGCAAGGCGATCCGCCTGATGGAACGCCTGCCGATGAGCAGCGACGGTGTGCCCGCACTGATGACCTTCGTCGGCCGGCTGAGTTCCGCCGTCACCGGCGCGGCCAACGGCGAGCTCGGCAGCTGGCTGGAGACCGTCGCCGGCGGTCTGGGCGTCGGCCCAGCGACATTGAACGAGCTGCGGATGATCGGCGGCCCGCGGGCCACCGCGACCTCGGCCGCTCCGGAGCCGTCCACGCTCGCGCTCAACGCCGTGCCGCGCCAGCCGCAGCGTTCCCGGCGTGCTGAAGAAACCGGTTTGATCTGGGGCGGCGTGCCTATTCGCAACCGCAACTTCACCGGTCGCGACGGCATGTTGGAGCGGCTCGGAGAGGCATTGCGCAACACCTCCAAGGCGTCGGTGCTTCCGCAGACGCTGCACGGCATGGGTGGTGTCGGCAAAACGCAACTGGTGGTCGAATACGTCTACCGGCACATCGACCAATACGACCTGATCTGGTGGATCGCGGCGGAGCAGCCGTCGAGTGTGCTCCGGTCGTTGACCGCGCTGGCCGAGCGCCTCGGCCTGGCCACCACCGAAGACCGGCAGCAAAACGCGCGCATCGTCCTCGACGCGCTCGCGGGCGGCGGCCTGACCTGGTTGCTGGTCTACGACAACGCCGACGACCCCGACACCCTCGACCAGTTCCTGCCGTCGTCGGGTGGCGACGTCATCGTCACCAGCCGCATCCAGGAATGGGCGGCGGTCGGGCCGGCGATCGAGGTCGACGTCTTCCGCCGCGACGAAAGCGTCGAGCTCCTCCGCAAGCGCACCCGGGACAGCGACGGCAACGCGCGCATCCAGGAGCCGGACGCGCGAGCGCTGGCGGAGAAGCTCGGCGACCTGCCCCTGGCCCTCGAGCAGGCCGCGGCGTGGTACCTGGCGACCGCGATGCCGATCAAGGAATACATCGAGCTGCTCGACACCCACATCGAGCTGCTCGCCGAGGGCAAGCCGATCAACTACCCGGTCTCGGTGGCCGCGTTCGTGACGCTCGCCATGGAGCAGTTGCGCCGTGACTCGCCGGCGACGGCGCAGCTCTTCGAGCTGTTCGCCTACCTCGGCGGTGAGCCGGTCGCGGTGTCGCTGCTCATCAACGGCAAGGACGCCGACGTCACCGAGCCCCTGCGGAGCATGCTCCGGCAGAAGGTCCAACTCAACCGGGCCGTCCGCGACCTCAACCGGTTCGGCCTCGCCAAGGTCGACGCGGCACAGCGGATCCAGGTGCACCGGCTGGTGCAGCGGGTGCTGCGCGACACCATGCCCCTCGGGCTGGCGGAGGCCGCGCTGCGCAACGTCCGCAACATCCTCGTCCAGGCCAGCCCCGGCGACCCCGACGAGAACCCCAACATGGAGTTCCACGCCGACCTGGGTCCGCACATCGACGCCGCCGACCTCACGAATGCCGACAGCCTCGAGGCCCGCACGGTGGTCGGCGACTACTCCCGCTACCTGTTCATCATCGGTGACTACGCCGGCAGCCAGCGCCTCGCCGAACGGTCGGTCAACACGTGGGAGAAGGAGACCTTCGACCCCAAGCTCGGGCCCGACGGAGAGATGACGCTGCTGGCCCGCGCGCAGTTGGCCAACGCGCGGCGCGCCACCGGCGACAGTGCCGGAGCCGCCCCGCTGGCGCTGGACACCTACCACCGGCTCCGCAACAGTCCGCTGCTGGGTCCGAGCCACGAATACACGCTGATCACCGGCAACCAGGTCGGTGCCGATCTTCGGATCGCCGGCAAATACCTCGAGGCACTGGCGTTCGACCAGGAGTCCGTCGCGGCGCACCGCGAAGTCTTCCGGGCCGAAGACGACACCTACACGCTGCGCGCCAAGCTCAATCTGGCGGTGGACTATCGCATGATCGGCAACTTCACCGAGGCGTTCCGGCTCGACAAGGAGGTCGCCGAATACTGGGAAGACGCCGGTGCCACCGACCGGCGGTCGCTCGAAGCGCAGATGAACATGGGCCGCAGCTACTACGGAATGGGCGCCTACACGTCCGGTGTCAAGATCATGGAAGACTGGCGGGAGTCCCTCCACTACGTGGTCGGGTCCAACCACCGCCTGGCCCTGCTCGCCGACCGCACGTTCGGGATCCTGCTGCGCAAGGCCGGCCGGCTCGACGATTCCGCCTCGATGCTGGAAGACACCGAAAAGCGCACGCGGGCCCGATTCGGTGCCAACCACGAATACACGGTGGCGGCCGCCGTCAGCCTCGCCAACGCGCTGCGCGAGTTGGGCCGGCTCGACGAGGCACAGGCGCTGATCTCCGACGCGCTCGGCCGATACAAGTCCGACTTCGGCGAGTTCCACCCGCTGACGCTGGTGGCGACCGTCAACGACGCCATCGTCAAGCGCGCCCTGGGTGAGCTCGACGAAGCGCGCGAGCTCGACGAACGCTCCTACGCCAAGTTGGCCGAAGTCCTCTCGCCCGACCACCCCTACACGCTGTGCGCCGGCAACTCGGTCGCCACCAACCTCGCGCTCGCCGGCGAACGCGCGGCCGCACTGGCCCAGTCCACGTTGATCGTGCAGACCAGCCGGGCGACCTCCGGCGGTGGTGATCCGGCGCGCGACGGCTTCGAGCACCCCTACGTGCTGATGCGCGCGATCAACCTGGCACACGACCTGCGCGCGGCCGGATCCGAGGCCGAGGGTGACGCCCTGTTCGCCGAATCGTTCGACGCCCTCCGCCGGTTCCTGGGGCCGGACCACCACGAGGTGGTCGCCGTCGGCGAAGGGCGTCGCACCGAGGGCGACATCGAGTCGCCCCCCACGTGATCAGTTGAGGTCGGCGCCGTTGCGTTCCGTCCACTGCCGGCGGATCCGGGCGTTGGCCTCCTCGGCCGCGTGCGCGATGGCCGGCGGCACCGGCTCGGCGAGCAGCGAGTCGGTCCGGAGTCGCAGTTGACCGACCAGCGCCCGGCCGGCCGGTGTCAGACCGGGCGACTGCTCGATCGACGTCAGGCCCGTGTGCACCTGCATGCGAGCGGTCGCGAACTGCCGTTGCGCCTCGTCGGTCAGGGCGTCGACCTCGCGCAGCGCGCGCCAGGTGTCGGCCACCCCGACGAACGCGTAGACCCCTTGCAGCAGACCGGCGAGCGGCCGGGGGTCGACGCGCCACGGCGCGAAGTAGCGGGTCTTGTCGGACGCGTCGCTCATCGGCATGAGGTCGAGCATCGCGCTGAGCTTCGAATGCTGGAACTCGTGCACGAGGGTGACGGCGAACTCCGCCGCGGAAGGCGGCCGGGTCAACCCGAAAACGCCGAACGCGTGCCGAATCGTCGCGCTGCGCGCCGAGAGGCCGTCTTCGACCAGCGGCACGAGCGTGCGCAGCCCGGCCCGCAACTCGACCTCCCGTTCGGGCAGGTGCCGGCCGAGCAGATCCCAGGCTTCCGCGAAGAGCGTCTGCCAGGTGGCGACCTCCGCGGACGGCAGCCGGAGGGCCGGCGGCACGTGATGGCCGTGCCGGTAGGGGTCGACATCGTCCAACTCCAGCGCGAAGTCGGCGGCGGTGAGCCGGCGGACCGGGAGCCAGCGGGCATCCTCGTGCTCCGCCCGGGCCGACACCTCGACACCGTCGCTGTGCACCTTGAGCCGGCCGTCGCGCACCCGGAGGACGGCGCGGTAGGCGTCGATCAGCGCGACGCCGAGGCCGGGAACGGAGGCGTGGCCGTCGCGAACCGGGATGGTCGCCTCGCCGTCGACACCGGTCGCCGCACCGGCGACCATGGCGAGCGCGGCGAGCTGGGCCGCGTCGGTCCACTGCGGACGACCCTGGAGCGCCGCCCGCACGGCGATCGCCGCCCAACCACCGACCAGCGGCTTGCCGATCACCTCGGCGAACCGGGCGGGGTCGCTGCGGCGTGCCCGGTCGAGAGCTTCGACCACGGCGTCGCGCTCGCTCGCCGGCCCGGGCCAGCGTTCGAGCAGGAAGCCGATGAGCTGGAGGTGCTTGTTCACCTGGGCCGCGCGGAGCGCGTCGATCGCGGCGGCGCCGCCGCCGCCGGCAGCGAGGCCATCGAAGAGCGACTGCTCCAGCTCGATGACAGCGGTGCTGGTCATGCCGGTACCTTTCGGGTGAGATGCGCGATGTCCGCGGTGATCCGACCGCGGATGTGGTCGATGATTCGCGTCAGGTCGGCGCAGTAGACGGACGGGTTGCGGAACCCGGCTCCGGCGCGGTAGCGGTGCACATAATGGCCGCCACCGCAGACACGCCGGATGGGGCAGCTCGAACACTCGTCACCGAGGGCGGCGAGCCCGATCTGGCGGGCGATCACCCCGGGGTCGTCGAGCACGGCGTCAAGCGAGTCGCGCCGGATGTCGAGGCCGGTGGCGGCCGCGCCCGGGTAGGCCGACTTCAACGCGTCGACCTGCTCGATCGCCCCGTCGGTTTCGACGACGACCAGGGCGGCCGGGCTCAGCCCGATCTGCTCCGAGGTGCCCTTCCCGCCGAGCAGCAGGACGATCACGTCTTCGAAGAACTGGATCCGCGGTGGTTCCGGGTCCGCGTACCAGCATTCGAACGCCTCGACCAGCCAGTCGCCGTAGGGCGTGGCGCGGTCGTCCGGGCGGGGCGGCGGGTGTTCCCAGTTGGCGTGCGGCAGCAGGAAGTTGATCAATGGGGGATCGAAGGCGCGCAGCGTGCGGTAGGTCGCGACCGGGTCGGTGGTCGCCGACACCGTGCACAGCAGACCGCCGTAGTTGGCCCGGTTCTCCTCCTGCCGCAGCAGGTCGAGTGCGGTCGCGACGCGGTCGAAGGTGCCTCGGCCGGCGTGCGTCACCCGCTGAGCGTCATGGTCGGCCTTGGTGCCGTCGACGCTGACACCGACCTTGACCCGGTGAGCGCGCAGGTGGGCCATCATCTTCGCGCCGAGCAGGACGCCGTTGGTCTGCACACCGATCTGTAGGTCGCATTCCGCGTCGAGCGCCGTGCGCAGGTCGGACGCGAGCTCGCCGAGTCGGGCACCCAGCAACAGCGGTTCGCCGCCGTGCAGGATCACCCGGAGGGCGGGCATCCGGTGTTGCCGGACGTGCTGGCGCAGCTTGTCAACCGTGGCCTGCCAGATCTCCGCCGGCATCACGGCTGGCCGGTCGTGCCAGCTCTGGTCCTCGTGCTGGTAGACGTAGCAGTAGGTGCAGGCCAGGTTGCAGCGCTGGTGCACCTTGACGATCACGTCGCGCACCGGAACGGGGCGCCAGCCGGCGCCCCGCAACGGTGTCACATCCAGCTCCCGATACGGCCAGGCTGCCCGTTCCCGCTGCTCGGCGCGAACCGTGGCAACGGCCGCCGGGATCATGAGACGAAGGAGCTGAACGCCGAAATGACCCCGTCGGGGTCGTCGAGGCTGTTCACCAGCCGCCGCATCGAAAGGGCAAGAGCAGGGTCCGCGCCGCTGGTCGCGAGTTCCGAGATCGGCAGACCGGAAACTTCAGCGAGCGGCGCCCACTGATCCCCGTCGGTGCCCGTGTCTTGCAGCGGCTTACTCACCATTGAAGGCTCCCTATACCGACAAAAGTCATTAAAACGGACAGTTCAGTCACAGACTGAGACTCGAAAAGTATGACGAGTGAGCAGGTGCTGACGTAGCTAGACAAGCGGCGGTTTACAGAATTTTACGGCCTACTTGTCATGCGGACGGGGGTTCAATGGTGCACTCGATCCGGCGACCATTGACAACGTGGCCCGCCATGGCATGGCCCCGGCCGAGTTCCCGGTGCACCGCCGACAAGACCGACTCCCGGAGGTCGGCCGCCTCGTCGACCCGGCCGTCCGCCGCCAGGTCGAGCGCCAGGTTGGCACCGATGGCCAGCGAATCCGGGTGATCCGCGCCTTGCGACTCACAAGCCCTGGCGTACGCGCTGGCAGACAGCGCGCGTGCGGCCGGCGCGTGGTGCCCACCGGCCAACGCGTAGTCGGTCGCCAGGTTGGCGGTCGCGGCGATGGTCGACGGGTGGCCGTCACCGAGGCGGTCGCGCAGCGCCTCGCTGGCCGCGGCGTCGAACTGCTGCGCCTGGAGCCGATAGCCCTGTGCCCGCCGGATGGCCGCGAAGTTGACCTTTGCCGCGAGGGTCAGCGGATGGCGCGACCCGAACGTGCGGCTGTAGGCCGCGACGGCGTCGTGCGCGTAGGCGTCGGCCTCCTGGAGGTCACCCTGCAACCGAAGAGTGTTCGCATAACTGAACGCGGCCGCCAGCGTGTATTCGTGGTCGGGACCGAACGCGGCATGACATTCGCGGTAATGCTCCTTGAGCTGCACGAGCGAGTCGGCCAACTCGCCGAGGCCACGCTGAGCCAGGCCCAGCGTGCGGCGCAGGAGCAGCGCGCCGCGGTCGACCTGGCCGGGCAGCGAACGGCCGGATCCCGCGTACACCGTTTGCAGTTCCAATAGCTGTGCCCAACGGCCGAGACCGTAGAGGTCTTCGGCGAGCGCGTTGACCGACAGGTGGGTGCGCCAGTCGTCGGCGCCGAAATGACGCAGATTCGCGGCGAGTGCCACCCGGTCGGTATTTTCCGCCCGCGCGAACTCGCCCATGTGCCGAAGGCTCACCGCGAAATTGTGGCGCCGGGTGGCGGTGCTCGGATCGTCGTCGCCGTATCTGCGTTCCCAGCGTTCGAGAGTGGCCGAGTCGATCTCTTTCGCCCGGCGGTATTCGCCGGCCAGGCGCAGGTCCGACGCATGACTCGAGGACAGCCTGAGGGTCAATGGATGGTCTTCGCCGTAGGCCGGGTCGAATCGCAATCGACTCATCGCGTCTGCCATGCGATCGCGGGCCGCCTGATAATCGCCCAGCGCGCGCAGCGCGTTAGCCCATTCGTGGGTCGCCTTCAGCACGAGTTCGGCACCGGGACCGAGGCCCGGCGCTTCGCGCCACACCGTGACCGCTGACTCCGCCACGTCGCGCGCGCCCGCGTAGTCACCGATCACATAGCGGTATCTGATCTGGTGGTAAACGGTGAGCAACACCTTCGGCGAGTCGGACTGGATCAGCTCCGCCGGCAGGACGTGGGCGGCGATCTCCCGGTGCATGCCGCTGGAGGCCACATCGTTGGGTTCGCCCTGGCCCGCGGCGGCGAGCACCTCATGAGCGTTGCGCCGGGCGCGGCCGAGCGCCTCCTCGGACAACACGTCGCGAAGCGCGTGCCGGGTGATCGGCTGCACTTCGACCCGCTGGTCGCCGTGGAGTCGCGCCAATCCGTATTGCTGGACCGAGCGCAGCGCCCTGAGCAGTTCGAGGGGGTCGCCGACCGCGCGGCGCAGGGCGGCCGTCACGTCGCCGACGCGACCCTGCCGCAACAGCGCGATCGCGACGGGCTCGGAACCGAACCAGGCGAACATCTCCAGGACCAGCATCGCGGACGGGTTGGCCGAGCCGAACTTGTCGAGCGCGACCTTGATGACGGGCAGCACGCCGGGGGAGCCCTCGAGCCGCTCTTTCAACTCGATCCACGACAGTCCCGGTCCCTGCCGCAACGCCGCGATGTGTTCCAGGGCCAGCGGCAACCGGCCGATCTGATCGAGAAGCTCCCGGGCCTGAACCTCGCTGAGCGAGACGTCGCGCTTGCGGAGGAAGGCCACCGCCTCGTCCACAGTGAAGTCCGGCACCTCGATGCCGCTGCTGGTGTTCTCGCGGCCGAGTGCCGGGTCGCGGGTGGTCACGATCACGTGGCCGCCGAAGGTCGGCATCAGCTGCCGCACTTCCTCGTCGCTCACCCCGTCGAAGACCAGCAGGTAGGGGGTCGGCTGCGACTCGAGTTGGCTGATCACGCCGTCGATGGTCTGGTCGGCGCTCTGCCCCTGCCGCGAGCCGAGCCGCTCCGCGAGGTCGAGCAGCGACCGGCGGGCATGCTCCAGCTGGTCGGCCTGTATCCACCAGATCACCAGGTGCTCGTGGCGGTAGCGCTCGACGTATTCCCGTGCGAGCTGGGTCTTGCCGACCCCGCTGAGCCCGTGGAGCACCACCGGCGCGTGCGGGTTCTCCTGTAGTTCCCGGTGCATCCGGTCGAGCAGCGCGGCCCGGCCGGTGAACATGCTGTCGCGGTCGGGCAGCCCACCGACGATCCGCTCCACCGACGACAGCGGCACGGGCTCGATCTGCGTGCGCAACACCTCGTCGGGCCGGATGGCGACGCGCTCCGGTGGCGACGGCATCCGCACCTGGACGGGCTCGGAGCGGATCTGCGGTCGCGGCCCGGGGATGGGCGCGCGGGCGATCGACTCGGCGGGGCGGGCGACCG
This genomic interval from Asanoa ferruginea contains the following:
- the fxsT gene encoding FxSxx-COOH system tetratricopeptide repeat protein; translation: MAIRLPASDALPDGPLREFVAVLHELYDLAGQPAARLISKDISALPKRFESVSHQTVAALLHGGPPPAWEKVRSIVFALKVRAELDDSERDLERRFKPLWINARAAAVARPAESIARAPIPGPRPQIRSEPVQVRMPSPPERVAIRPDEVLRTQIEPVPLSSVERIVGGLPDRDSMFTGRAALLDRMHRELQENPHAPVVLHGLSGVGKTQLAREYVERYRHEHLVIWWIQADQLEHARRSLLDLAERLGSRQGQSADQTIDGVISQLESQPTPYLLVFDGVSDEEVRQLMPTFGGHVIVTTRDPALGRENTSSGIEVPDFTVDEAVAFLRKRDVSLSEVQARELLDQIGRLPLALEHIAALRQGPGLSWIELKERLEGSPGVLPVIKVALDKFGSANPSAMLVLEMFAWFGSEPVAIALLRQGRVGDVTAALRRAVGDPLELLRALRSVQQYGLARLHGDQRVEVQPITRHALRDVLSEEALGRARRNAHEVLAAAGQGEPNDVASSGMHREIAAHVLPAELIQSDSPKVLLTVYHQIRYRYVIGDYAGARDVAESAVTVWREAPGLGPGAELVLKATHEWANALRALGDYQAARDRMADAMSRLRFDPAYGEDHPLTLRLSSSHASDLRLAGEYRRAKEIDSATLERWERRYGDDDPSTATRRHNFAVSLRHMGEFARAENTDRVALAANLRHFGADDWRTHLSVNALAEDLYGLGRWAQLLELQTVYAGSGRSLPGQVDRGALLLRRTLGLAQRGLGELADSLVQLKEHYRECHAAFGPDHEYTLAAAFSYANTLRLQGDLQEADAYAHDAVAAYSRTFGSRHPLTLAAKVNFAAIRRAQGYRLQAQQFDAAASEALRDRLGDGHPSTIAATANLATDYALAGGHHAPAARALSASAYARACESQGADHPDSLAIGANLALDLAADGRVDEAADLRESVLSAVHRELGRGHAMAGHVVNGRRIECTIEPPSA
- a CDS encoding FxsB family cyclophane-forming radical SAM/SPASM peptide maturase, coding for MTPLRGAGWRPVPVRDVIVKVHQRCNLACTYCYVYQHEDQSWHDRPAVMPAEIWQATVDKLRQHVRQHRMPALRVILHGGEPLLLGARLGELASDLRTALDAECDLQIGVQTNGVLLGAKMMAHLRAHRVKVGVSVDGTKADHDAQRVTHAGRGTFDRVATALDLLRQEENRANYGGLLCTVSATTDPVATYRTLRAFDPPLINFLLPHANWEHPPPRPDDRATPYGDWLVEAFECWYADPEPPRIQFFEDVIVLLLGGKGTSEQIGLSPAALVVVETDGAIEQVDALKSAYPGAAATGLDIRRDSLDAVLDDPGVIARQIGLAALGDECSSCPIRRVCGGGHYVHRYRAGAGFRNPSVYCADLTRIIDHIRGRITADIAHLTRKVPA
- a CDS encoding RsmB/NOP family class I SAM-dependent RNA methyltransferase; the protein is MHGGADQGGSERGGPEGGGFESGRPESGGADRGRPETASADRGRPESGGADRGRPERGGFDRGRGGSERGRSERGGRDRGGSDRGGRERGGPPRGRDAVDPARQAAYDAVAAVHRDDAYANLVLPGMLRDRDVRGRDAAFATELTYGTLRSRGTIDAVLTVAAGREVDRIDPPARDALRLGVYQILYTRVPPHAAVSSTVDLVKAVAPGASGFANAVLREVASRDLDAWIEQVAPPAETDPVGHLSLAYSHPQWIVRAFQEALGGSVDETTRLLIEDNQAPGVTLCVRPGRADAVELAEEIGGAPGAFSPYAVYLPGGAPGDLAVIRDGRAHVQDEGSQLVAAALADAPIDGTDERWLDLCAGPGGKAGLLAALAAQRGAHLTAVEVTEHRAKLVSQAVAGFPATVLHTDGRDVGKDPDLPEEGFDRVLVDAPCTGLGALRRRPEARWRRQPSDLPPLTRLQRELLTAALRAVRPGGLVGYVTCSPHTVETHVSVTEGTRRSDIAVDFVDARPLLPAGMPGLGTGPTVQLWPHRHGTDAMFLAVLRRTS
- a CDS encoding HEXXH motif domain-containing protein, translating into MTSTAVIELEQSLFDGLAAGGGGAAAIDALRAAQVNKHLQLIGFLLERWPGPASERDAVVEALDRARRSDPARFAEVIGKPLVGGWAAIAVRAALQGRPQWTDAAQLAALAMVAGAATGVDGEATIPVRDGHASVPGLGVALIDAYRAVLRVRDGRLKVHSDGVEVSARAEHEDARWLPVRRLTAADFALELDDVDPYRHGHHVPPALRLPSAEVATWQTLFAEAWDLLGRHLPEREVELRAGLRTLVPLVEDGLSARSATIRHAFGVFGLTRPPSAAEFAVTLVHEFQHSKLSAMLDLMPMSDASDKTRYFAPWRVDPRPLAGLLQGVYAFVGVADTWRALREVDALTDEAQRQFATARMQVHTGLTSIEQSPGLTPAGRALVGQLRLRTDSLLAEPVPPAIAHAAEEANARIRRQWTERNGADLN
- the fxsT gene encoding FxSxx-COOH system tetratricopeptide repeat protein; the encoded protein is MLDALLGIPALGDSDVRDARVEDLRRSLRRPLEIQRHDDAKRDLQAILASCHACSGGLKTFTQIILRHHRGDESAKAATLARDINGPMLLSAPDREVLRRQLAAVPIGDIADAVADVAALAEIDEMRSLQTWRDTGKAIRLMERLPMSSDGVPALMTFVGRLSSAVTGAANGELGSWLETVAGGLGVGPATLNELRMIGGPRATATSAAPEPSTLALNAVPRQPQRSRRAEETGLIWGGVPIRNRNFTGRDGMLERLGEALRNTSKASVLPQTLHGMGGVGKTQLVVEYVYRHIDQYDLIWWIAAEQPSSVLRSLTALAERLGLATTEDRQQNARIVLDALAGGGLTWLLVYDNADDPDTLDQFLPSSGGDVIVTSRIQEWAAVGPAIEVDVFRRDESVELLRKRTRDSDGNARIQEPDARALAEKLGDLPLALEQAAAWYLATAMPIKEYIELLDTHIELLAEGKPINYPVSVAAFVTLAMEQLRRDSPATAQLFELFAYLGGEPVAVSLLINGKDADVTEPLRSMLRQKVQLNRAVRDLNRFGLAKVDAAQRIQVHRLVQRVLRDTMPLGLAEAALRNVRNILVQASPGDPDENPNMEFHADLGPHIDAADLTNADSLEARTVVGDYSRYLFIIGDYAGSQRLAERSVNTWEKETFDPKLGPDGEMTLLARAQLANARRATGDSAGAAPLALDTYHRLRNSPLLGPSHEYTLITGNQVGADLRIAGKYLEALAFDQESVAAHREVFRAEDDTYTLRAKLNLAVDYRMIGNFTEAFRLDKEVAEYWEDAGATDRRSLEAQMNMGRSYYGMGAYTSGVKIMEDWRESLHYVVGSNHRLALLADRTFGILLRKAGRLDDSASMLEDTEKRTRARFGANHEYTVAAAVSLANALRELGRLDEAQALISDALGRYKSDFGEFHPLTLVATVNDAIVKRALGELDEARELDERSYAKLAEVLSPDHPYTLCAGNSVATNLALAGERAAALAQSTLIVQTSRATSGGGDPARDGFEHPYVLMRAINLAHDLRAAGSEAEGDALFAESFDALRRFLGPDHHEVVAVGEGRRTEGDIESPPT